In a genomic window of Methanosarcina horonobensis HB-1 = JCM 15518:
- the purQ gene encoding phosphoribosylformylglycinamidine synthase subunit PurQ produces the protein MKIAIIQFGGTNCDMDVLHVLKDVVGVDAETVWYKEESLTGFDGVVVPGGFSYGDYLRAGAIAARTPIMDSVKKIAAEGKPVLGICNGFQILTEARLLEGALTTNEYPKFRCHWTNLRVETANTPFTSKFRKGEVIRLPIAHMEGKFYAEEPTLAELDENEQVVFRYVDEKGRATDKANPNGSLENIAGIVNTSRNILGLMPHPERASESILGSDDGRRVFESMADYITENF, from the coding sequence ATGAAAATTGCCATTATTCAGTTCGGAGGCACAAACTGCGACATGGATGTTCTTCATGTTCTTAAAGACGTGGTTGGTGTGGATGCCGAAACTGTCTGGTACAAAGAAGAAAGCCTGACAGGCTTTGACGGTGTTGTTGTTCCAGGCGGCTTTTCCTATGGAGATTACCTCAGGGCAGGAGCTATTGCAGCTCGAACCCCTATTATGGATTCCGTAAAAAAGATTGCAGCCGAAGGAAAACCTGTTCTAGGTATCTGCAATGGTTTCCAGATTCTGACCGAAGCCCGGCTTCTCGAAGGAGCTCTTACAACAAACGAATATCCCAAATTCAGGTGCCACTGGACAAACCTTAGAGTAGAAACAGCCAATACCCCCTTTACCTCGAAGTTCAGGAAAGGTGAGGTTATAAGGCTGCCCATTGCTCATATGGAAGGAAAGTTCTACGCTGAAGAACCAACCCTGGCAGAGCTCGATGAGAATGAACAGGTAGTTTTCCGTTATGTGGATGAAAAAGGAAGGGCGACCGATAAAGCCAATCCTAACGGCTCTCTGGAAAACATCGCAGGAATAGTAAACACTTCAAGAAACATTCTCGGACTCATGCCTCACCCGGAAAGGGCTTCGGAATCAATCCTTGGTTCTGATGACGGCAGGCGGGTTTTCGAGTCCATGGCGGATTATATCACAGAAAACTTCTAA